One window of Salvelinus fontinalis isolate EN_2023a chromosome 19, ASM2944872v1, whole genome shotgun sequence genomic DNA carries:
- the tmem41aa gene encoding transmembrane protein 41A-A, whose translation MRSIVGLIVVITAATFYLYILSSYLPTGPRKLPPKATENEETSDIDTNEDEFKEHRLKFPSDLVELRELAELLQFYKTEHTGYVLLLFCSAYLYKQSFAIPGSSFLNILAGALFGPWQGLVLACVLTTVGSTMCYLLSQAFGKRYITNLFPGKVSMLQRKVEENQSCLFFFLLFLRFFPMTPNWFLNMSAPVVNIPVTLFFFSVFIGLIPYNFICVHTGSMLSEVSSLDDLFSWGKVLQLLGIACVALLPGALIRHYSQTHLKLDGLNNGVNKKTQ comes from the exons ATGCGGTCAATTGTGGGTTTAATTGTTGTAATTACCGCCGCTACTTTCTATCTGTACATTCTGTCTTCTTACCTTCCGACCGGACCGCGAAAACTCCCACCCAAAGCGACGGAGAACGAAGAAACGTCTGACATCGACACTAACGAGGACGAATTCAAAGAACACAG GCTGAAGTTCCCCTCGGACCTGGTAGAGCTGAGGGAACTGGCGGAGCTGCTCCAGTTCTACAAGACGGAACACACTGGATATGTCCTGCTTCTCTTCTGTAGCGCCTACCTCTACAAGCAGTCCTTCGCCATTCCTGGCTCCTCCTTCCTG AACATTCTAGCGGGTGCTCTGTTTGGCCCGTGGCAGGGCTTGGTGCTAGCCTGTGTTCTGACCACTGTGGGCTCCACCATGTGTTACCTCCTCTCGCAGGCCTTCGGTAAGCGCTACATCACAAACCTCTTCCCTGGCAAGGTCTCCATGCTGCAGAGGAAG GTGGAAGAGAACCAGTCGTGtctgttcttcttcctcctcttcctcaggttCTTCCCCATGACTCCAAACTGGTTCCTCAACATGTCCGCCCCCGTCGTCAACATCCCTGTCACACTCTTCTTCTTCTCCGTCTTCATCG GTCTGATCCCATATAACTTCATCTGTGTCCATACGGGCTCCATGCTGTCTGAGGTGTCCTCTCTGGATGACCTGTTCTCCTGGGGCAAAGTGCTACAGCTGCTGGGCATAGCCTGCGTGGCTCTGCTCCCCGGGGCCCTCATCAGACACTACAGCCAGACACACCTCAAACTGGACGGCCTGAACAATGGAGTCAACAAGAAGACTCAGTGA